From Coriobacteriaceae bacterium, a single genomic window includes:
- a CDS encoding LCP family protein, with protein sequence MFNKKPLADTTARRPSTGAQAKIYSRDNVARYSERARQRRRSHTIRHVALIVVLGVLLSATTAAGLWFATIMGKLGDSNVITDNLRRVLVDTDEAKDPFYVLLLGTDGRPGEDTYRADSIILARIDPTQKQATLISVPRDTKVEYKGETMKINACHTVGGAEAMVEAVNELCGVQISHYAEVSFDGMQALIDSVGGIDINATDDVDDPEHLDIKITAGQQHMDGATALTYARCRYTYADGDYTRMRHQRQVLGALANQILNNFDATKIFGLVNSLSDMLVTDMSVQDIVATVNAMRGMDVDGIYSANLPSYADDSTMIDGVSYVSVYEDELKEMMERVDAGKDPKGPNTMGLSDGSSSTIGDLNNNTSDDYANGTATSSVSSDDSDDSGDSSDSDYYEEPTGDGNGYEANY encoded by the coding sequence ATGTTTAATAAAAAGCCCCTCGCGGATACCACCGCCCGAAGACCCTCAACTGGTGCGCAGGCCAAGATCTACAGTCGCGATAACGTGGCTCGCTATTCCGAGCGCGCTCGTCAACGTCGTCGTAGCCACACGATTCGTCACGTCGCGCTCATTGTCGTGCTTGGTGTGCTGCTGAGTGCCACTACCGCTGCCGGCCTGTGGTTTGCTACCATTATGGGCAAGCTCGGCGATTCTAATGTCATTACCGATAATCTGCGTCGGGTTCTGGTTGACACCGATGAGGCAAAGGATCCGTTCTACGTGCTGCTTCTTGGCACCGACGGCCGTCCGGGCGAGGATACGTATCGTGCCGACTCGATTATCCTGGCACGCATCGACCCCACGCAAAAGCAGGCGACGCTCATTTCCGTTCCGCGCGACACCAAGGTCGAGTACAAGGGCGAGACCATGAAGATCAACGCCTGCCATACCGTTGGCGGCGCCGAGGCCATGGTCGAGGCGGTCAACGAGCTGTGCGGTGTTCAGATTTCCCACTATGCCGAGGTCAGCTTCGACGGTATGCAGGCGCTGATTGATTCGGTTGGCGGTATCGACATTAACGCAACCGATGATGTTGACGACCCCGAGCACCTGGATATTAAGATTACCGCTGGCCAGCAGCATATGGACGGTGCCACCGCCCTTACCTATGCCCGCTGCCGCTACACCTATGCCGACGGCGATTACACGCGCATGCGCCACCAGCGTCAGGTGCTTGGCGCCCTTGCCAACCAGATTCTCAATAACTTCGATGCCACGAAGATTTTTGGCCTGGTTAATTCGCTGTCCGATATGCTCGTAACCGATATGAGCGTTCAGGATATCGTGGCTACGGTCAACGCCATGCGCGGTATGGATGTCGACGGTATCTACTCGGCCAACCTGCCCTCGTACGCCGACGACAGCACCATGATCGACGGTGTGAGCTACGTCTCTGTCTACGAGGACGAGCTCAAGGAAATGATGGAGCGCGTCGATGCCGGCAAGGATCCCAAGGGTCCCAACACCATGGGTCTTTCCGACGGTTCCAGTTCTACGATCGGCGACCTGAACAACAACACGTCTGACGACTACGCAAACGGTACCGCAACTTCATCGGTCAGCTCTGACGATTCCGATGACTCAGGCGATTCGAGCGATTCGGACTACTACGAAGAGCCCACCGGCGACGGTAACGGCTACGAGGCCAACTACTAA